The Amblyomma americanum isolate KBUSLIRL-KWMA chromosome 6, ASM5285725v1, whole genome shotgun sequence genome has a window encoding:
- the LOC144095659 gene encoding uncharacterized protein LOC144095659 gives MEDHPEGNEPPATTGHAPRNLGRTPYHQRFASVECESRFILRHLRLRVGYLLEEYNRGQRALETPSIPGAPKSPPPTSDSPADEDSLDATLPTRSPSPPPMDDSLDTTVSSRPRSPSPSPMVTRQRAQYLKDHPDQLPGPKRQPKKPRSNKPRTKDTQEQVSLSASDTALTASPAGSAHAMPGEPDSLVDAATTGTTPAVSTEYSSALKSLLVAAKQRSQLQSPSARPPRKTQPEDPQLPSPVESAQEVSRATAPSSPPDAGSQDLRREGGWILVQRKARRSATRRRPRYSTVLFQPQQRSFSLRDVVREDYSAFLYSQPGVLEVRINRRRNIIAADVASEESLVGLMGLRILLNMPVRPFEASRPDGCLGTIFGVDPAVSDMDIADTIEATVDIQGIRRRGDAVTIRFSAAPPEHVFLAGMPFRVRPFKARPLQCSQCGGFNHAVATCTKPQRCTFCSGPHHRRSCTAPTPRCLHCGGRHSAVDHTCRRWKEQSQLTTALRGTADPAARRAVMAEVRQQHQPYREQWSPATRTAGGMTYAMALRSQRSRPSRPAAQARAPPLDTQPTVTAALRIAVQTLLPQFPPNSEARRLCEAALAGETRVPVDAARLPGYTGYAGCSSCSLQTCSAAPCLDSSHPQERPRAAIYVRSNLPHTVLDVASSDMSPMEVCAIRVRLGGKDTSVASVYVPPCVPWDPSCLTALYSRLGRDALICGDLNAHHRDWGSQTTTTRGRKLLDAVAAAGLHLLRPKAATFIRPGQSSVIDLALHSEACRYSWKRAADSLGSDHFPIHLSPAQQQRPKDRVYRLIKWPQFRELAKEIPFAGDFLDCLKSCAQAATMSVSCHAQAPVPDLRLLGLRAARRRAERRAERTWAPEDWKAYRRIDATCRRQANRRTRESWAGICRSLQSARQSSRAWRLFRSLLQVATSRHPVLGAAIARGVSYLAMAEQLADHFSASLTVSVPPLVPLAQPPPGRPPLPAGVTSSVAALCEAPITPHELHRALHRSKQRSAPGADGLTLQMLRNLGAPEQARLLDAFNIIWDSGILPESWSTAVVVPIRKARKPLKALSSYRPVSLTSAACKSMEFVALQRLSWIARASDFLSECQTGFRRHRCTADSIADVVSCLEEAKQQGEVAFLVLLDVQAAFDSLPHSMIEQALDDLGVTGRLRRFVTAFLSNRSMQVRVGGTLSSPRPITAGVPQGSVLSPFLFNLVMAGLPNAIQQGRLRVFCSLYADDIALWVRAPRRHIVSARRALQRALDAVKSFLTSKGLVLSATKSEALLVHPRGAQATAGIRTLQIDGTNLPWRQQVRYLGLTIDHRLTWIPADKPLLLHLDRVGRTAERLLARGNGCSASWAIRLFEAAGTSAVLYALPLVALRDTRLNRLEIARRKWIRRLLGVPRNSQTPATLAEAGVLPLNLLLLQRGLTHTDRLHHVPDGEALCARLLGRPHSRMGMLAGAYLESLGQPSSHLALPPLPTRPPLQVFLDFGGTSKRRTPAAAIKQAAAAFLEECGDSTLLFTDGSVLPASGRAAAALVAPQLGVSRTCRLSFPGSSTAAELAGLHLAADLMAALPPGPVAVLCDSRPALQLLTRSHDVVATTSLLRARLHALEDAGRRITLHWVPGHSGIEGNDLADASAKSAHADGSPVSLAVTQHDFARSLLLQVVRTLHPDRRIAARKPFRRLSDQLPRRDRSLLLRLRIGCTWTPSRLYVHGRASSPACPSCGDTGTLGHLLLACPAHDLSRQRLESGYRALGLRTTTEDDLLFPVRNQLQAHRVLLSFLGESGLSLLL, from the exons ATGGAGGACCACCCGGAGGGGAACGAGCCGCCAGCCACCACCGGCCATGCCCCCCGCAACCTGGGGCGCACACCCTACCATCAGCGGTTCGCTAGCGTGGAGTGCGAATCGCGTTTCATCCTGCGCCACCTACGCTTGCGTGTGGGATACCTCTTGGAGGAATACAACAGGGGGCAACGAGCCCTAGAAACGCCCAGCATCCCGGGCGCCCCCAAAAGCCCTCCCCCAACATCGGACAGCCCAGCTGACGAGGACTCCCTGGACGCCACCCTACcgaccaggtccccttctccacCGCCGATGGATGACTCCCTGGACACCACTGTCTCCTCCAGGCCCCGGTCCCCTTCTCCATCGCCGATGGTGACGCGCCAGCGGGCTCAGTACCTGAAGGACCACCCAGACCAGCTCCCAGGCCCTAAGCGTCAGCCTAAGAAGCCTCGCAGCAACAAGCCCCGGACAAAGGACACGCAGGAGCAGGTGAGCCTCTCTGCATCAGACACCGCTCTTACCGCTTCCCCCGCAGGTTCCGCCCACGCGATGCCTGGAGAGCCAGACAGCCTTGTCGACGCTGCCACCACGGGGACAACTCCTGCAGTCAGCACCGAGTACTCCAGCGCCCTGAAGTCCTTGTTGGTGGCGGCCAAGCAGCGGAGCCAACTGCAGTCCCCCAGCGCCCGGCCTCCTCGCAAGACCCAGCCGGAGGACCCTCAGCTCCCCTCCCCTGTTGAGAGTGCGCAGGAGGTAAGTAGGGCGACTGCTCCCTCCTCCCCCCCTGATGCAGGCAGCCAGGACCTCCGACGCGAGGGAGGCTGGATCCTGGTCCAGCGCAAGGCCAGGCGCTCGGCGACCCGGAGACGTCCCCGCTACTCAACAGTGCTCTTCCAGCCACAGCAGAGGTCCTTCTCCCTTCGTGACGTGGTGAGGGAGGATTACAGCGCCTTCCTCTACTCCCAACCTGGCGTCCTGGAGGTCAGGATCAACCGGCGGCGCAACATCATTGCTGCTGACGTCGCCTCGGAGGAGTCCCTGGTCGGCCTCATGGGCCTGAGGATACTCCTCAACATGCCAGTCAGGCCATTCGAAGCCTCCCGCCCAGACGGCTGCCTCGGGACCATCTTCGGCGTGGATCCAGCGGTGTCGGACATGGACATCGCGGACACCATCGAGGCCACCGTAGACATCCAGGGCATCCGGCGCCGCGGCGACGCCGTAACCATTAGATTCAGCGCTGCCCCGCCTGAACATGTCTTTCTCGCAGGGATGCCGTTCCGGGTCCGTCCCTTCAAGGCCCGCCCGCTGCAGTGCTCCCAGTGCGGCGGCTTCAATCACGCGGTTGCCACCTGCACAAAACCCCAGCGCTGCACCTTTTGCAGCGGCCCCCACCATCGCAGGTCCTGTACGGCACCGACCCCCAGGTGCCTCCACTGCGGTGGGCGTCACAGCGCAGTGGATCACACCTGCCGCCGCTGGAAGGAGCAAAGCCAGCTCACCACAGCCCTCCGGGGGACAGCTGACCCCGCCGCCCGCCGCGCAGTCATGGCCGAGGTCCGCCAGCAGCATCAGCCCTACCGGGAGCAATGGTCCCCGGCAACCAGGACCGCCGGGGGCATGACCTACGCGATGGCCCTGCGCTCACAACGGTCCAGGCCCTCCCGCCCTGCTGCCCAGGCCCGTGCCCCTCCCCTGGACACACAGCCTACGGTGACTGCTGCCCTGCGGATAGCTGTCCAGACCCTCCTGCCACAGTTCCCTCCTAACTCGGAGGCCCGCCGGCTGTGTGAGGCGGCCCTCGCTGGA GAGACCCGCGTTCCAGTCGATGCCGCCCGCCTCCCTGGGTACACGGGCTATGCAGGCTGCTCCAGCTGTTCACTGCAGACATGCAGTGCGGCCCCCTGCCTGGACAGCTCCCACCCGCAGGAGAGGCCCCGTGCTGCCATCTACGTGCGGAGCAACCTGCCCCACACCGTCCTGGACGTGGCCTCCTCAGACATGAGCCCGATGGAAGTCTGCGCCATCCGTGTCCGCCTTGGTGGCAAGGACACATCGGTGGCCTCGGTCTACGTTCCCCCTTGCGTTCCCTGGGACCCTTCCTGCCTAACTGCGCTCTATTCCCGCTTAGGCAGGGATGCATTAATCTGTGGCGATCTTAATGCCCACCACAGAGACTGGGGCAGCCAGACGACCACCACCCGCGGCAGGAAGCTCCTGGACGCGGTCGCGGCTGCTGGCCTACACCTCCTGCGGCCTAAGGCGGCCACGTTCATCCGCCCAGGCCAGTCCTCGGTTATCGACCTGGCCCTCCACTCGGAAGCCTGCCGATACTCTTGGAAGCGGGCAGCGGACTCCCTTGGATCGGACCACTTTCCCATCCACCTGAGCCCTGCCCAACAACAGCGTCCAAAGGACAGGGTGTATCGCCTCATTAAGTGGCCCCAATTCAGGGAGCTCGCTAAAGAAATCCCATTCGCAGGTGACTTCCTGGATTGCCTGAAGTCCTGCGCCCAGGCGGCCACGATGTCGGTATCGTGTCATGCGCAGGCCCCTGTTCCCGACCTTCGCCTCCTGGGTCTCCGCGCTGCCAGGCGCCGTGCGGAACGCAGGGCGGAGAGGACGTGGGCCCCTGAGGACTGGAAGGCCTACCGCAGGAtcgacgccacctgccgccgccaGGCCAACCGACGGACAAGAGAGAGCTGGGCCGGCATCTGCCGCTCACTCCAGTCTGCGCGGCAGTCCTCCAGGGCCTGGCGACTGTTCCGGTCCCTCTTGCAGGTGGCCACCAGCCGACACCCTGTCCTGGGTGCAGCCATCGCCAGGGGGGTCTCCTACCTGGCCATGGCTGAGCAGCTGGCCGACCACTTTTCAGCCAGCCTCACGGTCTCTGTCCCTCCTCTGGTCCCCTTGGCCCAGCCTCCTCCCGGACGACCCCCCCTTCCGGCAGGCGTAACCAGTTCCGTTGCAGCCCTGTGTGAAGCCCCCATCACCCCTCATGAGCTCCACCGAGCCCTCCACCGCTCCAAGCAGCGGAGCGCTCCTGGGGCAGATGGGCTCACTTtgcagatgctgcggaacctggGTGCCCCAGAGCAGGCCCGCCTCCTGGATGCCTTCAACATCATCTGGGACAGCGGCATCCTCCCGGAGAGCTGGTCCACGGCAGTCGTGGTCCCGATCCGGAAGGCCAGGAAACCCCTCAAGGCTCTATCCTCCTACCGACCTGTGTCGCtgacttcagcagcctgcaagtcaATGGAGTTCGTGGCCCTGCAACGCCTCTCCTGGATAGCCAGGGCGAGCGACTTCCTCTCCGAGTGCCAGACGGGCTTCCGCAGGCACCGCTGCACAGCAGACTCCATTGCCGATGTGGTCTCCTGCCTGGAGGAGGCCAAGCAGCAGGGAGAGGTTGCCTTCCTGGTCCTACTGGACGTCCAGGCAGCCTTTGACAGCCTGCCCCACTCCATGATCGAGCAGGCTCTAGACGATCTTGGAGTGACCGGGCGGTTGCGCCGTTTCGTAACCGCCTTTCTTTCTAACCGGTCCATGCAGGTTCGGGTCGGGGGCACCCTGAGCTCTCCTCGCCCCATCACCGCTGgggttccgcagggctcagtcctcagccccttcctcttcaacctggtcatggCCGGCCTCCCGAACGCCATCCAGCAGGGTCGCCTTCGTGTCTTCTGCTCCCTTTACGCAGATGACATCGCTCTCTGGGTCCGCGCCCCCCGCAGGCACATCGTCTCTGCAAGGCGGGCTCTCCAGCGGGCCCTCGACGCGGTGAAGTCCTTCCTGACTTCCAAGGGCCTGGTGCTCTCCGCCACAAAGTCGGAGGCCCTTCTCGTCCACCCACGAGGTGCACAGGCCACGGCCGGGATCCGCACCTTGCAGATCGACGGCACCAACCTGCCCTGGAGACAACAAGTGAGGTACCTTGGGCTAACCATTGACCATCGCCTCACTTGGATCCCAGCAGACAAGCCCCTCCTGCTCCACCTGGACCGCGTCGGCCGAACGGCCGAGCGACTCCTGGCACGTGGGAATGGCTGCTCTGCCTCCTGGGCCATCCGGCTGTTCGAGGCTGCTGGGACCTCGGCAGTCCTCTACGCCCTCCCCCTGGTGGCCCTCAGGGACACCCGGCTCAACCGCCTCGAGATTGCTCGGCGGAAGTGGATCCGCCGCCTCCTGGGTGTCCCACGGAACTCCCAGACCCCGGCCACCCTTGCCGAAGCGGGGGTGCTCCCACTAAACCTTCTGTTATTGCAGAGAGGCCTCACACACACGGACCGGCTCCACCATGTACCTGACGGTGAAGCCCTCTGTGCACGTCTCTTGGGGCGCCCCCACTCCAGGATGGGCATGCTCGCTGGCGCCTACCTGGAGTCCCTGGGCCAACCCAGCAGCCATCTGGCCCTCCCCCCGCTCCCCACGCGTCCTCCTCTGCAGGTCTTCCTGGACTTTGGAGGAACGTCCAAGCGCCGCACACCGGCTGCAGCCATCAAgcaggctgctgctgcctttCTGGAGGAGTGCGGAGACTCCACTCTCCTCTTCACCGATGGGTCGGTACTGCCAGCCTCAGGTCGGGCAGCTGCGGCTCTCGTGGCCCCGCAGTTGGGAGTCTCCAGGACTTGCAGGCTCTCCTTCCCAGGCAGTTCGACAGCGGCCGAGCTGGCAGGACTCCACCTGGCGGCTGACCTCATGGCGGCCCTCCCACCTGGTCCTGTGGCAGTCCTCTGCGACTCCCGGCCAGCCCTGCAGCTGCTGACCAGGTCTCACGATGTCGTGGCCACCACCTCTCTGCTCAGGGCCCGTCTGCACGCCCTGGAGGATGCGGGCCGCCGGATCACGCTGCATTGGGTGCCGGGCCACTCCGGCATTGAGGGCAACGACCTGGCTGATGCTTCGGCCAAGTCAGCTCACGCCGATGGGTCCCCGGTATCCTTGGCAGTGACCCAACACGATTTTGCCCGCTCTCTCCTGTTGCAGGTGGTGCGGACCCTTCACCCGGACCGCAGAATAGCGGCCCGAAAGCCCTTCCGccggctctcggaccagctgccCCGGCGGGACCGTTCCCTCCTTCTGCGTCTCCGAATCGGATGTACGTGGACGCCTTCCAGGCTATACGTCCATGGCCGGGCCTCCTCCCCTGCCTGCCCTTCTTGCGGTGACACGGGCACTCTCGGTCACCTTCTGTTGGCGTGCCCGGCCCACGACCTCTCCAGGCAGCGCCTGGAGTCGGGCTACCGGGCACTTGGTCTCCGGACCACCACGGAGGACGACCTCCTGTTCCCGGTCCGCAACCAGCTCCAGGCGCACCGGGTTCTCCTCTCCTTTCTTGGCGAGTCTGGCCTGAGCCTCCTCCTCTAG
- the LOC144095658 gene encoding histone H2A-like, with the protein MSGRGKGGKAKGKSKTRSSRAGLQFPVGRIHRLLRKGNYAERVGAGAPVYLAAVLEYLAAEVLELAGNAARDNKKTRIIPRHLQLAIRNDEELNKLLSGVTIAQGGVLPNIQAVLLPKKTEKKA; encoded by the coding sequence ATGTCAGGTCGCGGAAAAGGAGGCAAGGCCAAGGGCAAGAGCAAGACCCGCTCGAGCCGCGCGGGACTGCAGTTCCCCGTGGGTCGAATTCACCGTCTCTTGCGTAAGGGCAACTACGCGGAGCGCGTCGGAGCCGGCGCCCCCGTTTACCTGGCCGCCGTCCTCGAATACCTGGCCGCCGAGGTGCTCGAGCTGGCGGGCAACGCTGCTCGGGACAACAAGAAGACCAGAATCATTCCGCGCCACCTGCAGCTGGCCATCCGAAACGACGAGGAGCTGAACAAGCTGCTCTCGGGAGTTACCATCGCCCAGGGCGgcgtcttgcccaacatccaggcCGTGTTGCTCCCCAAGAAGACCGAGAAGAAGGCGTGA
- the LOC144095136 gene encoding histone H2B: protein MPPQPSGKAVKKAGKAQKNVRATDKKKKKRRRKESFSIYIYKVLKQVHPDTGVSSKAMSIMNSFVNDIFERIAAESSRLAHYNKRSTITSREIQTAVRLLLPGELAKHAVSEGTKAVTKYTSSK from the coding sequence ATGCCCCCTCAACCGTCgggaaaggccgtgaagaaggccggaaaggcgcagaagaatgtgcgcgcaaccgacaagaagaagaagaagcgccgcaGGAAGGAGAGCTTCTCCATCTACATCTATAAGGTGCTCAAGCAGGTGCATCCGGACACTGGAGTATCCAGCAAGGCCATGTCCATCATGAACAGCTTCGTGAACGACATCTTCGAGCGCATCGCGGCCGAGTCCTCTCGCCTGGCCCACTACAACAAGCGCTCGACCATCACGAGCCGGGAGATCCAAACTGCGGTGCGTCTCTTGCTGCCTGGCGAGCTGGCCAAGCACGCCGTGTCCGAAGGCACCAAGGCTGTCACCAAGTACACCAGCTCCAAGTAG
- the LOC144095137 gene encoding histone H4 gives MSGRGKGGKGLGKGGAKRHRKVLRDNIQGITKPAIRRLARRGGVKRISGLIYEETRGVLKVFLENVIRDAVTYTEHAKRKTVTAMDVVYALKRQGRTLYGFGG, from the coding sequence ATGTCTGGTCGCGGAAAAGGTGGCAAGGGACTCGGCAAGGGAGGCGCGAAGCGCCATCGCAAGGTATTGCGAGACAACATCCAGGGCATCACCAAGCCCGCCATCCGTCGTCTGGCGCGCCGAGGCGGTGTCAAGCGCATCTCGGGCCTGATCTACGAGGAGACCCGCGGCGTGTTGAAAGTGTTCCTCGAGAATGTGATCCGGGACGCCGTCACGTACACGGAGCACGCTAAGCGCAAGACTGTCACCGCCATGGATGTGGTCTACGCGCTGAAGCGTCAGGGCCGCACTCTGTACGGCTTCGGAGGCTAG
- the LOC144095657 gene encoding histone H3, with amino-acid sequence MARTKQTARKSTGGKAPRKQLATKAARKSAPATGGVKKPHRYRPGTVALREIRRYQKSTELLIRKLPFQRLVREIAQDFKTDLRFQSSAVMALQEASEAYLVGLFEDTNLCAIHAKRVTIMPKDIQLARRIRGERA; translated from the coding sequence ATGGCTCGCACGAAGCAAACCGCGCGCAAGAGCACCGGTGGCAAGGCCCCCCGCAAGCAGCTGGCCACAAAGGCTGCTCGTAAGAGTGCGCCAGCTACCGGAGGCGTGAAGAAGCCTCACAGATATAGGCCTGGCAccgtggcacttcgtgaaattcgCCGATACCAAAAATCGACCGAACTTCTCATCCGCAAGCTGCCCTTCCAGCGCCTGGTGAGAGAAATCGCTCAGGACTTCAAGACCGACCTGCGCTTCCAGAGCTCGGCCGTCATGGCACTTCAGGAGGCCAGCGAGGCATACCTGGTCGGTCTCTTCGAGGACACCAACCTGTGCGCGATCCACGCCAAGCGCGTCACCATCATGCCGAAGGATATCCAGCTGGCGAGGCGCATCCGCGGCGAGCGCGCCTAG
- the LOC144094317 gene encoding histone H4 has product MSGRGKGGKGLGKGGAKRHRKVLRDNIQGITKPAIRRLARRGGVKRISGLIYEETRGVLKVFLENVIRDAVTYTEHAKRKTVTAMDVVYALKRQGRTLYGFGG; this is encoded by the coding sequence GTGGCAAGGGACTCGGCAAGGGAGGCGCGAAGCGCCATCGCAAGGTATTGCGAGACAACATCCAGGGCATCACCAAGCCCGCCATCCGTCGTCTGGCGCGCCGAGGCGGTGTCAAGCGCATCTCGGGCCTGATCTACGAGGAGACCCGCGGCGTGTTGAAAGTGTTCCTCGAGAATGTGATCCGGGACGCCGTCACGTACACGGAGCACGCTAAGCGCAAGACTGTCACCGCCATGGATGTGGTCTACGCGCTGAAGCGTCAGGGCCGCACTCTGTACGGCTTCGGAGGCTAG